A window of Fimbriimonadaceae bacterium contains these coding sequences:
- a CDS encoding glutamate mutase L, translating into MSEDILRIVATDCGSTTTKAILIERNEQGEYRLVARGEAPTTVEKPFEDVTLGVINSVTELEELTEEKVPEGVQKGRRKLIKDNKVWRLRKNGKALEERTSPLDASDIYVSTSSAGGGLQMMVAGVVMSMSAESAERAALGAGAILMDTLAVDDGRKDFQKVERLRQLRPDIILMSGGTDGGTKSHLIEMAEVVRRADPKPRFGDMKLPIIYAGNTQARDEVREVLGEDIALKAVDNIRPTLDKENLGPARDEIHEMFLEHVMQQAPGYSKLLEWTSEEVMATPNAVGKLMKSYADQEGINILGVDIGGATTDVFSVFGGIYNRTVSANLGMSYSICNVLKETGIENIARWLPFEIDPAEVRNRLRNKMIRPTTIPHTYEDLLIEHGVAREALRLAFLHHKTLARGLTGMQQQRDVGQIFNQAASGETLVKMMELDMVIGSGGVLSHAPDRAQSALMMMDAYQPEGVTMLTVDSIFMMPHLGVLSEHFYEAAKQVFEYDCIVKVGTCIAPVGEGKEGEPCVSVKGENLDVSVPFGTIKVVPFQIEQHEQITVEPERGFDVGAGKGKSVQVKRFDTSRGQRDQRDQTTNLISGTLGLIIDTRGRPFNVALDSPTRIAKLREWLQAMGLPLP; encoded by the coding sequence ATGTCCGAAGACATCCTGCGCATCGTGGCCACGGACTGTGGCTCCACAACGACCAAAGCGATCCTGATTGAGCGCAACGAGCAGGGGGAGTACCGGCTCGTCGCGCGCGGCGAGGCCCCGACCACGGTCGAAAAGCCTTTCGAGGACGTCACCCTGGGGGTGATCAACTCGGTGACCGAGCTCGAGGAACTCACCGAAGAGAAGGTCCCCGAAGGAGTGCAGAAGGGACGGCGGAAGCTGATCAAGGACAACAAGGTCTGGCGCCTCCGAAAGAACGGCAAGGCGCTCGAAGAGCGGACCTCGCCGCTGGACGCTTCCGACATCTACGTCTCCACCTCGTCCGCGGGCGGCGGGTTGCAGATGATGGTCGCGGGCGTCGTGATGTCGATGTCGGCCGAGTCCGCCGAGCGGGCTGCGCTCGGAGCAGGCGCCATCTTGATGGACACGTTGGCGGTCGACGACGGGCGGAAGGATTTCCAAAAGGTGGAGCGCCTGCGCCAACTGCGGCCGGACATCATCCTCATGTCGGGCGGCACCGACGGAGGCACGAAGAGCCACCTGATCGAGATGGCGGAGGTCGTTCGGCGCGCCGACCCCAAGCCTCGTTTCGGCGACATGAAGCTCCCCATCATCTATGCGGGCAACACCCAGGCCCGGGACGAGGTGCGCGAGGTGCTGGGCGAAGACATCGCCCTCAAGGCGGTGGACAACATCCGCCCTACGTTGGACAAGGAGAACCTGGGTCCGGCGCGCGACGAGATTCACGAGATGTTCCTCGAGCACGTCATGCAGCAAGCCCCCGGTTACTCGAAGCTGCTTGAGTGGACCAGCGAAGAGGTCATGGCGACCCCCAACGCGGTGGGCAAGCTGATGAAGAGCTACGCCGATCAGGAGGGCATCAACATCCTGGGCGTCGACATCGGGGGCGCCACGACGGACGTTTTCTCGGTGTTCGGCGGGATCTACAACCGCACGGTCTCTGCGAACCTGGGCATGTCCTACTCGATCTGCAACGTGCTCAAGGAGACGGGGATCGAGAACATCGCGCGGTGGCTGCCGTTCGAGATCGACCCGGCCGAGGTGCGGAACCGCCTGCGCAACAAGATGATTCGACCCACCACGATCCCCCACACGTACGAGGATCTGCTGATCGAGCACGGCGTCGCGCGCGAGGCGTTGCGGCTCGCGTTTCTCCACCACAAAACGCTCGCGCGCGGCCTGACCGGCATGCAGCAGCAGCGCGACGTCGGCCAGATCTTCAACCAGGCCGCATCCGGCGAGACGCTCGTCAAGATGATGGAGCTCGACATGGTGATCGGCTCGGGCGGCGTCTTGAGCCACGCGCCCGATCGGGCGCAGTCCGCGCTGATGATGATGGACGCGTACCAGCCGGAGGGCGTCACGATGCTCACCGTGGACTCGATCTTCATGATGCCGCACCTCGGTGTCTTGAGCGAGCATTTCTACGAGGCCGCCAAGCAGGTGTTCGAGTACGACTGCATCGTCAAGGTGGGCACGTGCATCGCGCCCGTGGGCGAGGGCAAAGAGGGAGAGCCCTGCGTGAGCGTGAAGGGAGAGAACCTGGACGTCAGCGTTCCGTTCGGCACCATCAAGGTCGTCCCATTCCAGATCGAACAGCACGAGCAGATCACGGTCGAGCCGGAGCGCGGCTTCGACGTGGGCGCGGGCAAAGGCAAGAGCGTGCAGGTGAAGAGGTTCGACACCAGCCGCGGCCAGCGCGACCAGCGCGACCAGACCACGAACCTCATCAGCGGCACGCTGGGGCTCATCATCGACACGCGGGGCCGTCCGTTCAACGTGGCGCTGGACTCTCCCACAAGGATCGCGAAGCTGCGCGAGTGGCTGCAGGCGATGGGTCTCCCGCTGCCCTAA